The Peribacillus sp. FSL E2-0218 genome contains a region encoding:
- a CDS encoding GerAB/ArcD/ProY family transporter, with product MNQAGVNEKYKVSPFYVFFLVHSMQTGIGILSFQRVLAKSAGTDGWISILLAGLIVHTFIWIIYKIFSIVPGDIISASNHAFGKWVGNFFSLLFILYCFFLGMTIINSYINVIHVWMFSEVPSWAFAFVFMTLTYCIISGGFRTITGIAFLTVGVSYWLIFVPFYGLKYSEFSNVLPIFDHTFMEIMNGTRSTSLSMIGFEMLLMYYPFIKKAETSQKFAHGGALLSTLLTLLIYMVSIVFYSEKQLVLTLWPTLTITSIIEFPFIQRFEYIIISWWTIIIIPNMVIPLWTASRGIKRIFNVQQKYPLWVMFLLILLVNIFVFDIDSLYILNKIINPYCVSFLILYLPLLYVWLQIKKTKKNSSKVKAP from the coding sequence ATGAACCAAGCTGGCGTTAATGAAAAGTATAAGGTCTCACCTTTTTATGTATTTTTTTTAGTCCATTCCATGCAAACAGGGATAGGCATACTCAGTTTTCAAAGGGTGTTGGCGAAGTCGGCGGGAACGGATGGCTGGATCTCGATCCTACTAGCCGGACTTATCGTACATACATTCATTTGGATCATATACAAGATTTTCAGTATTGTCCCAGGTGATATCATTTCCGCTAGCAATCATGCATTTGGAAAATGGGTTGGGAACTTCTTCAGTCTCTTATTCATCCTTTACTGCTTTTTCCTAGGAATGACGATCATTAACAGCTATATAAATGTCATCCATGTCTGGATGTTTTCAGAGGTGCCTTCTTGGGCATTTGCTTTTGTTTTCATGACATTGACTTATTGCATCATTAGCGGAGGGTTCCGTACGATAACCGGAATTGCCTTTTTAACGGTCGGAGTGTCCTACTGGCTTATTTTTGTTCCTTTCTATGGCTTAAAATACTCTGAATTCAGCAACGTCCTCCCTATTTTTGATCATACATTCATGGAAATAATGAATGGGACCAGGAGCACTTCATTATCCATGATTGGCTTTGAGATGCTTCTGATGTATTATCCGTTCATCAAAAAGGCAGAAACATCACAAAAATTCGCCCATGGAGGAGCCTTGCTTTCAACCTTATTGACCTTATTGATTTACATGGTTTCGATCGTCTTTTATTCGGAGAAACAGTTGGTCCTTACTCTATGGCCGACACTTACTATCACAAGCATTATTGAATTTCCTTTCATTCAACGGTTTGAATACATCATCATTTCTTGGTGGACCATCATCATCATTCCTAACATGGTCATTCCGTTATGGACTGCCAGCAGGGGTATAAAACGGATATTCAACGTCCAGCAAAAGTATCCGCTATGGGTGATGTTTTTACTTATCCTGCTGGTCAATATTTTTGTTTTTGATATTGATTCTCTTTATATACTTAATAAGATCATCAACCCTTACTGTGTGTCATTCCTTATCCTATACTTGCCTCTTCTTTACGTTTGGTTGCAAATTAAAAAAACGAAGAAAAATTCCAGTAAAGTGAAAGCTCCCTGA
- a CDS encoding GNAT family protein: MLKPVTLRGHLVCLEPMTVDHVHELCAAASEDRSTYIYTKVPNGREETERYIESALKSHSEGSVLPFVVRRNDTDRIVGSTRFLDLEVFQLPPSSASPSGASKGTIIPTDDNPPTVAEIGNTWYAASAQRTGVNTECKLLMLAHAFDVWQTIRVTLKTDARNERSRTAIQRLGAIFEGVRRAHIPASDGGIRDTAYYSIVANEWPEVRNDLLQKKQRS; encoded by the coding sequence ATGTTAAAGCCAGTAACATTACGCGGTCATCTGGTCTGCCTGGAGCCGATGACGGTCGATCACGTCCATGAACTTTGCGCGGCAGCGTCAGAAGATAGGTCCACCTACATTTATACCAAGGTGCCCAATGGACGGGAAGAAACAGAACGATATATTGAAAGTGCCCTAAAGTCACACTCAGAAGGGAGTGTATTGCCATTCGTAGTTCGCCGTAATGACACGGACAGAATCGTCGGATCGACCAGGTTTCTTGATCTCGAAGTGTTCCAATTGCCGCCATCATCGGCATCGCCATCAGGCGCATCGAAAGGAACCATAATACCTACCGATGACAATCCCCCGACCGTTGCCGAGATAGGCAATACTTGGTATGCAGCCTCTGCCCAGCGAACGGGTGTAAACACGGAATGCAAGCTATTGATGCTTGCTCATGCATTTGACGTTTGGCAAACGATAAGGGTCACGCTGAAGACAGATGCTCGAAACGAACGTTCGCGTACCGCCATTCAACGGCTAGGCGCCATTTTTGAAGGTGTGCGCAGGGCCCATATCCCTGCAAGTGACGGCGGCATAAGGGACACGGCTTATTATTCGATAGTTGCTAACGAATGGCCAGAAGTCCGGAATGATCTTCTTCAAAAGAAGCAAAGAAGCTAG